In Oncorhynchus nerka isolate Pitt River linkage group LG21, Oner_Uvic_2.0, whole genome shotgun sequence, the genomic window tctgccatctgcccagtagttgaaaccgggattcattcatgaagagcacacttctccagtgtgccagtggcatttgcccactgaagtcggttacgacgctgaactgcagtaaggtcaagaccctggtaagGATGACAAGCACGTAGATGAGCTTCCCTaagacagtttctgacagtttgtgcaaacccacagtttcatcagctgtcctggtctcagacgatcccacaggtgaagaagccggatgtggaggtcctgggttggcgtggttacatgtggtctgtggttgtgaggctggttggacatactgccaaattctctaaaacaacgttggaggcggatTATGATAGATAAATTaatattaaattctctggcaacagctctggtggacattcctgcagtcagcatgccaattgcgtgCTCCCTtgaaacttgagacatttgtgttatggttttgtgtgacaaaactgcacattttaaagctgcattttattgtccccagcacaaggtgcacctgtctaatgattatgctgtttaatcaacttcttgatatgccacacctgtcaggtggatggattatcttgacaaaggagtaatgctcattaacagggatgtaaacaaatgtgtgcaaaacatttgagagaaaaaagCTCTTTTATGCGTATTGAAAAtgtctgggatgttttatttcagctaatgaaacatgggaccaacactttacatgttgcatttatatttttgttcaatgttttaaaatattttttttacatttgcttGGGAGGAAGTGTTGGCTGTGCATTTGGCCAATGACAGGCATTCCACATTTAATCCCACCCACATGTGAAAATCAAAATTTCATATTTTAAGGGGGTTTATATACAAAAACGAGAACTGAAAAATGGCTTGATTTTTGTTTTCCTGTTTTTGTCcaacaattttaaaaaatgtattaaaaaaacggTCCGTTTTCTCATTCCCGATAGCTCCATTTTAATGCGGAAAATGACCTGTAACACTGCTGTAGATCAACATCTGCCACCTCCACTTCCATAAGAAATGACTTCCCTTATGTAACACTGTGACATGCAGACTTCAGAGCTATccacacactccacactgccgcCCTGCGACACACTTCTGTCATTTCTCTCTACCACACTGGAGCTTTTAAGATTATGCTCTCTACACTCATAATTCTATCCTATGCTGATACTTCCACCTTCAAGATAATAACTGAATTCTGCACGTGTAGACAGatcgatttttttttaaaggttagatacagttgaagtcggaagtttacatacacttaggttggagtcattaaaactcgtttttcaaccactccacacatttcttgttaacaaactatagttttggcaagtcggttaggacatctactttgtgcatgacacaagtcatttttccaacaattgtttacagacagattatttcacttacaattcactgtatcacaagtttacatacactaacttgactgtgcctttagacagcttggaaaatcccagaaaattatgtcatggctttagaagcttctgatagctaattgacatcatttgagacaatttgaggtgtacctgtggatgtatttcaatggctaccttcaaactcagtgcctctttgcttgacatcatgggaaaatcaaaagaaatcagccaagacctcagaaaacaaattgtagacctccacaagtctggtttgtccttgggagcaattttcaaacaccAGAAGGTACCACaaccatctgtacaaacaatggtatgcaagtataaacaccatgggaccacacagcagtcatactgctcaggaaggagacacgttctgtctcctagagattaacgtactttggtgcaaaaagtgcaaatcaatcccagaacaacagcaaaggaccttgtgaagatgctggaggaaacgggtacaaaagtatctatatccacagttaaacaaaTCCTATgtctacataacctgaaaggccactcagcaaggaagaagccactgctccaaaaccgacataaaaaagccagactacggtttgcaactgcacacggggacaaagatcgtactttttggagaaatgtcctctggtctgatgaaacaaaaatagacatgtttggccataacgaccatcgttatgtttggagagaaaagggggaggcttgcaagccaaaaaaCACAATCCCAtccgtgaaacacgggggtggcagcatcatgttgtggggttgctttgctgcaagagggactggtgcacttcacaaaatagatggcatcatgaggcgggaaaattatgtggatatattgaagcaatatctcaagacagtcaggaagttaaagcttggatgcaaaatgggtcttccaaatggacaatgaccccaagcatacttccaaaggcctacaaacctgactcagttacaccagctctgtcaggaggaatgggacaaaattcaccaagctttttgtgggaaacttgtggaaggctacccgaaatatttgacccaagttaaacaatttaaaggcaattctaccaaatactaattgagtgtatataaacctctgacccactggtaatgtgataaaagctgaaataaatcactctctctactattattctgacatttcacattcttaaaataaagtggtgatcctaactgacctaaaacagggaatctttacttggattaaatgtcaggaattgtgacaaactgagattaaatgtatttggctaagctgtATGTAAATTTACGACTTCAACTTCaatccgttttttttttttttacaataatgCTAAAATCAATCACTAATTTAGACAAACATACGGCAGACAAATAACCTCTGTTTGCATATATGATCAATAAGATAAAATAGTTTAAAAAGTTAGAACTAAGAACCTTGTTGATGCATTGATGTTACAAAGGTATGAGAATGAGCTGGCTATGAGGCAGACTAACGTGtgcgctgggagtcgggaagcaagttcagggagtgcataatttaataaacaaatgaacaaaacAGGAAACACGAACAGCGCACAGACAggaaactgaaacagaaacaatgacacgtgaggaaggaaccaaagggagtgacatatatagggcaggtaatcaaggaggtgatggagtctaggtgagtctgatgatgcacaggtgcgtgtaacgatggtgacaggtgtgtgccataccgagcagcctggtgacctagaggccggagagggagcataCGTGATAGTACCCCATCCCCGACAagcggctccagccgcaggacgccgACCAAAATGACGATCCCGAggatcaggagcggaccggtCACCTCTGCTGAGGCGTGGGAACATGGCGACCTAGAGCACTGGAGAGAGAGCATACGTGACACAGACTGTGGAGGCCGACGTCAATGGGTTGAGGAGGGTGCTGGACGAGCTGACCTTGGCCAGATCTGACCTGGAAATGCAGATGAACCACGAGGAGGTGGGTTTGCTAAAGACCTCAAACAGAGGCCATGGGGTGAACAGTGTTATGATTCAACATTACTCTACTATGTAATGATGAGGCACAGAATTGAATATTGACCAGATATATGTTAAAGCTTTGTTCCCAGGACCTCTTGGCCATGCATAATCAGATGAGCGGCCAAATCAACGTGGAGGTGAACCCTTCACCACAGGAAGACCTCACCAAAGTCATGGCTGAAATCCGCGACCACTACGAGGCCGTCTCTAACAAGAACTGTAAAGATCTGGAGGGCTGGTTCAATGCCAAGGTAATACTGCAACCTTTCTTTTTGGCCAATGACATGTTTATGTTTTCCAGTTATAGTCTTCAGTGAATGTAATCAGTAATGAACCCTACGGTATGCTGTCTTTCATTCACAGTCAGAAGAAATCAACAATGTCGTGGCAGGCAGACAGCACAGAGACCCTCCAATCATCCAGATCTGAAATCACTGAAGGTAAGCGCACACAGTAAAGTCTGGAAAATCAAACTCCAATCCCAACTCAGCATGGTGAGATAAACAAAAAATACAAAGTTGAAAAATGGTATACCTCTGCACTTACATTCAGTCATCTATAAAATGATTTCTTTCTTTTTCCTTCCTTATTCCTGTCAGAAAGCATCCCTGGCTGACACACAGAGCCACTATGCCAATACGATGGCCGGCTACCAGAGGCAGGTGACCAGCCTGGAGCTTGGTCATCTTCGTGCTGACCTGGACCGCCAGGGCCAACAGTACAGAATGCTACTGGACATCAACACCAGGCTGGAGATGGAGATCGCTGAGTACAGGAGGCTGCTGGATAGTTTTCCAGGTGAGCCTGGATCTTTACATGAATCCTTGAAAAACATTGGTCTTGAAATGTGAGTGCCAAAAGTAATTAAGCAAAAGTAGGCCTTTCTAACAATATTGTCTCTGCCTCTACGGTCcatcaaccaccaccaccactaataccTTTTTGCAGAAGGTGGTGACCTATGTGCAGGAGATTGTTGACTGCGTGGTGGTCAGCACCAACTGCAAGAGACCGTGTATGAAGATAAATCTTGAATTGGGAGCCACACAGAACAGAACAAGTCATCTGATGCCTGCTGTCAACCTAGCTCAGAGCGATTAAGAAATAAAAGTGGTCCAAGGTGATGAAACAACATTCTTGTCTCTTgcgtttttttttttgtacatcAAAACTGTTTACAAAAAGTAGTGACACCTTTGACAGCTGTGGTTGCCACCGATATGGTCAGTAACGATTCTAAACCTTCACAAACACCATGTTTTTTCCCCTTTGTAAATTTGTAAATttttttacaattatttttaattcaaccttttatttaactaggcaagtcagttaaaagaacaaattcttatttacaatgacggcctaggaacagtgggttaaactgccttgttcaggggcagaacaaccgatttctaccttgtcagctttgGGATTCGATTAATTCATTTACTGTTTTTAAATGCCCAGTGTAGTCAAAATGAGATGTTCTAGTGTTtaatatatttccacactatgagtttggaataatgttaaattgtgaaaatgaatataatgcccttttagtgtaagagctgtttgaaaagaccgcctgaaatttcaaCCTGTTTTAGTGGGaaggagttttggcctgcctggtgacatcactaaTAATGAGTTATTAGATGAATAAGAACGAGTTCCAaatctctctgccaataacagctagttttcaggtttcccctccccactaagaccactcccagacagtctagcatatttttttcttttggacacttttaattgaaaacaatcacagtaaggtacttaattgttaaccAGACATTAATTGATATTCATATAAAATGCTGGATTGGGCCTTTAATGCAATCTCAGCCATCCTGTGGTAGAGCAACTAGGGAGCACCTCAAATTGCCCGGTGGCAGCCAGACACCCAGAATAAGCAAGCTAACAAGTAAGTCTTCAGTGTAGTGAGAAAATGTGAATGGTCCTGTAAGTGAGTGTGGAACATGCCACAGACTTCCTATACTACATGCTGCAGACAATAAGAACCTATTTGTAATTTAGAACAGATTTTTTTCAATCAATAGTTCAGTTCACAATTAcacatttttctttatttgacaaACATGCAGTTCCAACAAAAGTTATAATTATATACacttaccgttcaaaagtttggggtcacttagcaacatccttgttttccatgaaattagttgcaaaatgataggaaatatagtcaagatgttgacaaggttacAAATAATGATTttcaattgaaataataattgtgttctTCAAACTTTTCTTTGTCAAAGAATCCtcaatttgcagcaattacagtcttGCAGGTCTTTGggattctagttgtcaatttgttgaatctgaagagatttcaccccatgcttcctgaagcaagTTGGATGGATGGGCACCTCTtgcgtaccatacggtcaagctgctcccacaacagctcaatagggttgagatccggtgattgTGCTGGCTACTCCATTATaaacagaataccagctgactgcttctttcccaaatagttattgcatagtttggagctgtgctttgggtcattgtcctgtggtaggaggaaattggctccaattaagcgccgtccacagggtatggcatggtgtTCCAGATGGAGTGATCGCCTTCCCtattcaagatcccttttaccctttacaaatatcccactttaccaccaccaaggtaccccCAGActatcacattgcctccaccatgcttgacagatggcatcaagcactcctccagcatattTTAATTTTGTCtgcatctcacgaatgttcttctttctGATTGAATATaagtttttatttgtatttttttgacctttatttaactaggtaggccagttgagaacaagttctcatataCAACTGCGACCAGACCAAGATATAGCACaccagtgcgacaaaaacaacacagagttacacataaacaaacatacagtcaataacacaaaagaaaagaaaaatagaaaaatttatgtacagtttgtgcaaatgtagaagagtagggaggtagtagGGAATATATAGAACCTAGAGGCAAAGATAAtcacaa contains:
- the LOC115103490 gene encoding LOW QUALITY PROTEIN: keratin, type I cytoskeletal 13-like (The sequence of the model RefSeq protein was modified relative to this genomic sequence to represent the inferred CDS: deleted 1 base in 1 codon; substituted 1 base at 1 genomic stop codon); amino-acid sequence: MVTGVCHTEQPGDLEAGEGAYVISTGERAYVTQTVEADVNGLRRVLDELTLARSDLEMQMNHEEDLLAMHNQMSGQINVEVNPSPQEDLTKVMAEIRDHYEAVSNKNCKDLEGWFNAKKKSTMSWQADSTETLQSSRSEITEGKRTQXSLEIKLQSQLSMKASLADTQSHYANTMAGYQRQVTSLELGHLRADLDRQGQQYRMLLDINTRLEMEIAEYRRLLDSFPGEPGSLHESLKNIGLEM